The Triplophysa rosa linkage group LG3, Trosa_1v2, whole genome shotgun sequence genome has a segment encoding these proteins:
- the dusp6 gene encoding dual specificity protein phosphatase 6, with the protein MLDKFKPVQFDSVMAISKTVEWLKEQLETRKDCLVVMDCRAQGLYESSHVETAINVAIPSLMLRRLKKGNLPVKSLLANGEDREMFVRRCKTDTIVLYDEYSRGWNENIDGGSVLGLLLRRMKDEGYKAFYLEGGFSKFQAEYPILCETNLDGSSSSSSSPTSQVLGLGGLRISSDSSDIESDIDRDPSSATDSDGSPLSNPQPSFPVEILPHLYLGCAKDSTNLDILEEFGIKYILNVTPNLPNMFENAGEFKYKQIPISDHWSQNLSQFFPEAISFIDEARGQKCGVLVHCLAGISRSVTVTVAYLMQKLNLSMNDAYDIVKMKKSNISPNFNFMGQLLDFERTLGLKSPCDNRVPAPSQPLYFTTPTNHNVFQLDPLEST; encoded by the exons ATGCTCGATAAGTTCAAACCCGTGCAGTTTGATTCGGTCATGGCTATAAGCAAGACGGTAGAGTGGCTGAAGGAGCAGCTGGAGACGCGCAAGGACTGTTTGGTGGTTATGGACTGTCGAGCGCAAGGGCTGTATGAATCATCGCACGTTGAAACGGCCATTAACGTGGCCATCCCGAGCCTCATGCTCCGGCGACTGAAGAAGGGCAACCTGCCCGTCAAGTCTTTGCTCGCTAACGGGGAAGACAGAGAGATGTTCGTGCGGAGGTGCAAGACGGATACGATCGTGTTGTATGACGAGTACAGCCGAGGGTGGAATGAAAACATCGACGGCGGGTCCGTGTTGGGTTTACTGCTGAGGAGGATGAAGGACGAGGGCTACAAGGCTTTCTACCTTGAAG GTGGTTTCAGCAAATTCCAGGCCGAGTATCCCATACTTTGCGAGACGAACCTCGACGGCTCCTCCAGCAGCAGCTCCTCACCGACCTCCCAGGTCCTCGGGCTCGGAGGGCTGCGGATCAGCTCCGACTCTTCCGACATCGAGTCGGACATCGACCGAGATCCGAGCAGCGCGACGGATTCGGACGGGAGCCCTCTGTCCAACCCGCAGCCCTCCTTTCCCGTGGAGATCCTGCCGCATTTGTATCTGGGTTGCGCGAAGGACTCCACGAACCTGGATATTCTGGAGGAGTTTGGCATCAAGTACATCTTGAACGTGACTCCCAATCTTCCCAACATGTTCGAGAACGCCGGGGAGTTTAAGTACAAACAGATTCCCATCTCGGATCACTGGAGCCAGAATCTCTCTCAGTTTTTTCCAGAAGCCATCAGCTTTATTG ACGAAGCCCGCGGACAAAAGTGCGGCGTCCTCGTTCACTGCCTCGCAGGTATCAGCCGTTCCGTAACCGTGACGGTTGCCTACCTCATGCAGAAGCTCAACCTGTCCATGAACGACGCGTACGACATCGTCAAGATGAAGAAGTCCAACATCTCCCCCAATTTCAACTTCATGGGCCAGCTCCTGGACTTCGAACGTACGCTGGGCCTCAAAAGCCCGTGCGACAATCGCGTGCCGGCTCCGTCCCAGCCCTTGTACTTCACCACGCCGACCAACCACAACGTCTTTCAGTTGGACCCGCTCGAGTCCACGTGA